Genomic window (Polycladomyces subterraneus):
CATATCATAGAAACGTTCCAGTCCGAGTGGCAAAAACAACTGATGGAAACCGAGCGAATGATGCAGGGATACGATATCAACTACGTGATGCCGAAACTGCCACTTTCGCTCTTCCTGCCAGTAACCTTGGGTACTGTGTCGTTCGGTGTTGTGTCAGTCAGTTTCCTCATCGGTAGAAGGTGGATAATCAAGTGGGGATTGCCTGGTAAATTTCTTCCGTCTTTTGATCGGTGGCGGTTTCCCCGGTCTTTCTTTGTAGTCTATCTGGGGCTGATCCTGCTCACCCTGTTGAACAAGGATGGCGTTGGTGACTTGGCTCCGGCATTGCCCGTCTTTACACTGCTCCTCCTGATCCAGGGCTTCAGCTTCTTGGCATTTATCTTTCGTCGTCGCGGATGGAATCGGGGGTGGGTGGTTGCTATTGCTGTCCTTTCATTTCCGTTCCCGCTCCTGTTGATGGGGGTTCACCTGATCGGCATGATGGATATGGGATTTGATTTACGTGGAAAAATGAAGGCTAACGGCGACTGAACCAGAAAAGCGCGAGGAGCGAATCGTGGGCAATTTTCTCAAAGTGAAGCGTGCTTTCCCACTTCCTGCGCTGACCAGGTCGGAGCGGTCATCATCTGCTTCCCCGCAGGGCGCAGGAGGAGCGAGCCGGGAAAGCAATGTGGACAGTGTTCACCAGCCATCCTGATAAGCAAAACAAAGTGTACTTTGCCCACGTTCTGCGCCCGGTTTGTTCTGGGGGTTTCTTGTAAACCGTTTTTTGCTTTTCCAGCGCTTTTGGTACAATAGAACCAAACTGCGCGGAATAAGGTTTAGAACATACAGGAAGAGCGGGTCGAGGGGATGTGACGATGCCGAAATTTATCACTCAGCGCTGGCACGGGTTACACATGGTGATGTCCATGTGTTTCAGCCTGATGTTGATCGCGCTTCTCTCCATCTACCGTTGGGAATACGGCGTAATGGGGCTTACTCTCTTTTTTTTCATCGCGCTGATGTTGGTGCGGGCGGAACGTGTGTTCCGCCAAGAGTTTTCACAGTATGTGTTGACGTTGTCGAAACGGGTGAAGGGAGCCACCCAGGAAGCGATCGATCATTTGCCGGTGGGCATTTTGCTGTATGACCGCGAACGTCGCATTGAGTGGCACAATCCGTTTGTGCGGGACATGATCCAA
Coding sequences:
- a CDS encoding DUF2232 domain-containing protein: MTGPTDRVRDGFWLCAAFIPLFASLFTPFSLFTIWLFPLPFFIHTAKRSWNFAVGFASVLGLLLLLFFHPVVLSLALFGMATGIVMGELYRRPRMRAVDVVLGGWIVSVLLLLLTLVIAEQSFHIIETFQSEWQKQLMETERMMQGYDINYVMPKLPLSLFLPVTLGTVSFGVVSVSFLIGRRWIIKWGLPGKFLPSFDRWRFPRSFFVVYLGLILLTLLNKDGVGDLAPALPVFTLLLLIQGFSFLAFIFRRRGWNRGWVVAIAVLSFPFPLLLMGVHLIGMMDMGFDLRGKMKANGD